acaacaaaaaccaagAAAATCAAGAAAATGGAGAATTCTAATAAAACAGTTCATCATTCATTTTCAGGTGATAATAATTTCTCATATTTTCTATATTTCCGCAGTTAAATCATCGAATTGATTAATGGGTAATTGAAAAGTTCGATTCTTTTGTTGATTTATTAATGGGTTTCTGTTGTTGTGTGATTTTGATGCAGGAAACAATGAAAATGAGAGTGAAAGTCTAAGAAATTCACAGCAAAAGAACAAGAATTTCATGTCACCAACGATTTCCGCTTCATCGAAATTCAATTCTACACCAAACAAGAAGGTTCTTGGAGAGCTGAAATCACCAAAATCTGATCTTGGTAAATTGGGTAACTCTAATTCTGGTAGTAGAAAATCTTTGCCTAAAATCCCATTAATTTCTCCTAAAAATGTTGTGCATTCTCCTAAAACCAATGATGAATTTGTACACGGTGATGATTCTGTTTTACCTTATGATCCTCTGACTAACTACTTGTCTCCTAGACCGAGATTTCTCCGATACCGGCCTAATAGAAGGCGGGAAATCTTGGTTAAGACGGGTGAAAAAACCGATACTGATAGCGATAGCGATTCTGATAGTTGTATTGACAGTTTATCCAAGGAAGAAAGTGAGGAAATTGTGATTTATGATCAAAAAGTTGTTcttgatgaggaagatgaggatTTGGATGAATTTGAAGAGGAGAATTGGGGATTAAAATGGGGATTATTCAAGTTTTTAATTGTGTTGTGTTCTGTGTTTTTCTGTACAATGTGCATATGTTCAATGAATTCTTCTTCTTTAATGGTTAAGCAAGAATTTAAGGGTGTTGGAATTGAGTATAAACAAATTGTTAACATGGGTTTCAAGATTGTTTCATTGAGGAGTCTTGATTCTGGAAGTATGGTCTTGGGTGGAAAGAACAGTTCAGATTCGGGTTTGCTTGAACTCGATTATTCTGGTTTAGAATTTGATGAGAATTTGAGTGGAAGTGTTGAGGATGATGAGACTGAAATTCTGACAAAGGTGAAGTCTTTGGATGATTATTATCAAATTCGACCTCGATTGGAGGATGTGTTTGGAGTAACCAGTGTTGCATTAGAAGTTGATCAGAAAAATGTGAGTCGACCTCGATTGGAGGATGAGTTTGGAGTAAACAATGTCGTATTAGAATTGGTTGAAGGGCCTAGAAGTGAAGACTTTAGTGGGGTAGTGTTAGGAAGTGTAGTCGATAATTCTGCTGACGTTCCTGATTTTAAGGCGATAGACGAGGAAATTAGGGTTGATTTTGATAATGTGGGTGTTGAGGAACATGAGATTGCTGATGCGAGGGTCGAGTATTATCAGGCTGAAATTGAAGCTCAGATGGCTGCATCAGAATTAAGTGAGGCTCCTGATGTTGAAGTACCCAATGTGGGAGATGACGAACATGAGATTGCTGATGCGAGGATGGCTGCATCAGAATTAAGTGAGGCTCCTGATGTTCAAGTACCCAATGTGGGTGAGGAGAAAAGTGGGATTGCTGATGCGAGGGTCGAGTATTATCAGACTGAAATTCAAGCTCAAGTGGTTGCATCAGAAGAAAGTGAGGCTCCTGATGTTGAGGATTTGGTTGGTATGCCTAGTTCTGAAGTAAAATCTAATATGACGGTAGAGGGGGAAATTCGGGCTCATTTTGATAAGGGAATGGAAGACGTTGAAGCGAAATCAAAGCAAGATTATAGGTTGACATTCAGTGAGCTGATATGGCCTGTAATATCACCACTGGTTGCTTTCGGTTTACTGTCATCACTGGTTTGGAGATTCTATTGTAAGTGTAGAAAGGCGTCTTCTAAGACTCGATCCTCAAATGTGAAGTTTGGCTCTAATATCGGAAAAGCTGGGAGAATCAGGCAAGGGTTGCCTCCTAAATCAGCAGAGAAAACTGATAGATATCGACAGTTGAATGCTTCATCAGTTCGGAAAATTGATCATTCTGAAGTGAGCCCTCCATTAAGTGCTAATCCAGTGGAAATTCTTGAGAGGGATGTTCATACAATCATTCCAAAGGTGAAGCAACTCGGGGAGTTCGAGGTTGGAGTAGAGTTTACTCACTCAATCAAGACTTATCCTTCGATAGATGAAACCATGTGTTCCACTCTTGATATTAAGGGCGCAACTAGGCGAACTTCAGTTTCTAGCTCTGGTTTATCAACATCTGAATCTTATTCACGTGGTAGCTACGTTCCTCAGGACACCACCTCTATGAAGAAGGTCAGTAACACAAGCCTTCGATTCTTAGTTCACTTTGTATATTAAGTTCTGGTTGGCCTCGTTTTTCCTTCGTGCATCATTTTTACCCTAGTGCATCTCATTGTCGTCCTATACCGCTTTGTTTAGACCTGTTTCACTATTACTGCAAGCATACTGTATTCTGAATCTAGTACTGCGTACCGTTTATTGTACAGGGAAGAATATAACCTAGCAGTAAAATGATGCTTATTACAGTATTAATCTTTTTTGTGATGCTACACAGGATGGCAGAGAGGAAGTGAGCAGCAAGGCAACTCCTACACCAAGGAGATCGACTCGACTACGGAGCAAAGGGGTGACATCTCCATGATGCTAAACATTCAGACAGCAGCCTTTGATAGCATCATACTGTATTTCAGTTGCTCTTACTGAAATTTTTGTTAACAAATCTTTTGTACTAATTTCATCATCAGATTTTATCTTGTAATCTAGCATCATTTGAATTATTTGGTGGACTAATATTCTCTAATGATAGTGACTAAACTCTGCCTTTTGtttttttcattaatttcctaatgacctagtaatcTTATCTTTTTGCTTATCTTTTCTAGTACAATACACAATTAAAGTTGTGTGCCCCATGTTTTCTTTGGTGAAATGAAATGAACTTGGACAAAATATGATCATTCTTAAGAAACTCCATTTTCTGTTTCATTTTCTAGGACAGTGCTCCTAGCTTCTAATCATTGTATTTACATAATCACAGAAATTTTTGAGAGACGGTGCTTATTGAATTATTACTACTTTTTCCTTAGTCAAGTACTCGGTAGGAGTATACTTTAAGTTGTGTATTGAGTTTCAGGGATAAAGCTTGTAAATTTGATGATTAAAGTCCGAGGTCCGGTTCCCACGCTCATGGCTGAACCGCTCATTTGACATTTATCAACTAGTTCACAAACATAGATATTTGACAAAGGATGCTTCCTTGACAAAAATAGAGTTATGATTATTATAGGAGCATTATCGGATTTTGACGTGAATTGATAAGAACTTATTGTCCACATAAAAAGTTCAAGTCTTCTATGCTTTTTTTCCAAGTTGGTACTCTTTATACAGCAGCCATAATATACTCCTTTTGCCGTAGTGTTTGTTATGGAAAGACGAGTCCAGTAAGAGAGAAGCCGAAAACTAATTTAAGTGTAACAGCTTAATGTTTTGTTATGAAAAACTTGACATTTTATAATGAATATTCACAAAGATTTTGCAAGTTATCAAAACAAAATCATACGGAGTATAGTTATGAATCAAAAAGGCAAATTCTGCCTTATATACAATCACTCTAACTAACTGTTAACAAACTACGTGTAACTAACTAATTGTTAACAAACTACGTGTAACTAACTATTAACGAACTAAGTAACCACCCAGTACATAGATTTAAGTGATTAAATTGGATGTAACTCGATAAGGCCGATGTACCCAGAATAGCTGAAACGGTTTCTTTAATTTATACAGTACTATATTTGGAGCACGAATTATATGAAGACACCGTATCTACATAACTTGGGGAAAGACAGGTTCGTTAATCAATAAAATCCAATAACTTTTCAGAGTGCAagtttatactccctccgttccagtgATATGTTTACCCTTCCTTTATttccccctcacaaaataaagaaagTGTAAACATCTCACTGGAACAGAGGGAGTACTTCATACCCAGTATTTTCAATTTACAACTTTATAGTTTTGCTTTAAGAATTTACAGAATTTAATATTTAGGTTTTCATATTAAATCGTCAAGTTTTTATAATAAAAACATTTAAGTTTTGGAAATAGAatttatttatataaaaaaaaaaaacaatttagtTTTGAGCTTAATTCGTTTTTCCAAAAGTTTATAGAAAATAGGAAGACCGTCTTTCAATAAACTTTAGAGAGACGTCTTTTCACAACCTTCCACGACAAACCCCCACTGCCGCCACCTCCGCCGCCGCAATTTCTTCATATCTACCCCTAGCATATTCACTGGTAAAttcttcatcttttttttttacattttttttagtaTTCGTTTGTTAACGATTATTGATTCGATTGAATTGCATGCTTTGAATCATTATTTAACAAATTAATTTCATTGTTTGCCGATTAAGAATTTCAATTAATTAATTCCCCCAATTTAATCCACAAGCCCTAATTTCCTACCTCATCATCTACAAACCCTAATTCCCCCAATCTAATCcacaaaccctaatttcctaCCGAATTACTTCCAAATTTGAAGGCATATTGGGGATGTATGTCATATATATTCCATAGTTATATTGGGAATTGGGGAAAATAATTTTATTAGGATTAGGAGATACTCCCTCCGtcacggtcaattgttgtcctttgattttggcacaaagatcaaggaaaggaaAAGATGTCAATTACTAGATGataagtggaataaattgagtatTAATGATCAAATTAcgcatcaagttcattcttaaaatagaaaggacaacaattgattgaaacacccaaaaatggaaaggacaacaaatgattcaGTAATTCGATTGGAAGTGATATTATTAGGATTAGGAAATTCTATATTTGACCCGTCTCAAGTCTATGACATATActtccgtcttaaacaagaatttgcgtTCCTTATTTATGTCTGATATATTGTTATGTCTATGCGTGGACAGTTGTTTTGAAGACCCAAAGATGATCCAGTATGAAGACGTTGTTCTTCAAGACTTGGATATCGACACCCTACAACAAGGTTGCTTTCTTGCTGACAAAGTCTTTGCATTCTACTTCGCGTATCTAACCTCTACCAACAAGACCGATGATGTTCTGCTGGTCGAACCTACTGTGTCTATTTGGCTTGCACGTTGTGATCAGGCCGAGGCCAGTTCTTATGCTGAATCTTACAAGCTGTCGACCAAGAGCCTGGTCCTGTTTGTTGTAAATGACCGTGATCCTTATTGCGAGGGCGACGATGGAACTCATTGGAGCACCTTGGTTTATCATAGGTCCATGAATTCGTTTATTCACTTTGATACCATGAAAGGAATGAATCACAGTGCTGCCATGAAACTGTATGAAGCCGTTAAGAGTTACATGGGTGCAGGTGGCCAGGCTGCAAAGTTGCAGGCATCAAAGAAAAAAAAGGATAAAAAGAAAAATGCCCGGTCTGTCTGTAAACCGTCGCTTGATGTTCCTGTTACTGCAGTTGCTGGTATGCCCGTCTTCAGGGAAAGTGAGGACATCCAACAGCAGTCAAATGGATATGACTGCGGACTTTACGTATTAGCCATTGCAGAGTTTATCTGTCACTGGTTCataaatgaaatgaataataTTATCCAGGACGATCTGGTATCAGCGGTAGTCAAGGAAGTTGTCGATCATTCCGTGGAGTGTCAAATGCGTGACAAGGTATTGGGTATCATACGGAAAGTGGGCAATCAAAAACAGCCAAACTAGCCATAAACTGGGCAGTGACTAATTTCAATTGACATCCCTCCTCAACTCGATACTCCTAACCTACTGCAATTTAACTCCGATTTGGTTTTGTTTTCTTTCTCGTCTCGTTCATATTATTTTGCGACGTAACTTATTTATGAAGTAATCCAATTCTGAAAAAAGTAGAATTTTTGAAAGATTACTAATGTCCTAATATTCTTATCTTTCTGCTTATCTTTTCTACGGACATAAAACCAATTAAAGTTGCTTAGTTATATAATGTGTATATATTATATATGGATAATATACGAAAGTGTGTCAAATTGGatgccattaacaagaaaagcaGCAAATATACAAAACTATGTGTGCCCCACGTTATCTTTAGTGAAATTAAATGAACTTGGACAAAATATGATCATTCTTGAGAAACTTCATTTTCTGTTTCATTTTCTAGGACATTGCTAATAAATAGTTCAATTCTAGTGATTTAGATGACAAAATCAATTTCTTCCGTCCTTGCTTATTATCATTGTATTGTATTTGCgcacaaataacattatacctccagtggtataatagcatcatacaaccaagttatattttatcgagcttatgtgtaatttttttgagctttcttaaagttaatttttttttatgtttaagtgagtaGCTCAGAAATTTTAGGGtatagctcgacttctttaaaacaaaactcgaaaactttattatatagctcggGTTCTAGAACATACAACTaggtacaactggttgtaggatctattaaTTGGTATTTGCGGGAGTTATTAAGGTACTGTATGTTGCAGATTATTATTATCATAATAGTCCAATGTCAGATTATTAGCAGTATTACGGAGTATCATAATAGTCCAACGTGGAGTACATTCTTAACGAGTAATTATTGACGGACATGTAAAATGAAACAGTTATGGTAAATTTACTTGCGAAAATTTCAACTGGCTAACAGGTAATAGAATAGCGTAAACTTGagatattttttttgaaaatttacctaaaacttttaaagttttcattttttttttcacatgAACGAGCACCTCTATTAATCCCTCTTACTCCACCTCGAGTAAGGATGCTAGTCAAGTAGTCATTTATGACTATTATTATCCCATTGTAAATTACTCCGTAGCTAGCTAGCCAACCTCAATGAACCATACATTCATCAACTAGGTCACAAACTTGACATTTGACAAAAGGATGCTTCCTTAACGAAATAGCGTATGATTATTATTGGAGCATTATCGGATTTTGACGTGAATTGATAAGAACTTATATATTCTCCACATAAAAAGTTCAAGTCTTGTGTGCTTTTATCCAAGTTGGTACTCTTTATATAGCAGCCAATCAGCCATAATGTACCCCCTTGTAGTGtgtcacaaggacaaaattaAATAACAAgtcatttaaattaaattaaaccaCATACAAACTTGGTAAAGTTATGGTCCTTAGCTCAATgacaattacatttgtttaaaCTTTTAACTTTAAGAATAAAATTTATAGTCTTTTGTTTGGAAAATTTTCATTAAACAATAATATAACTCGtatatttatataactttcaGGCATAATCAAAATCTTAGTGATTAGTTTTCAATATATGAGAATCACATAAAATAGTAGATGGAGTACCGATATTAACAGAACGGTGCAAGCAGTGATGGAAGCAAGATTTTGCTATATATATATGGAGGGCACAATTATTTTTCTCCGGGATTATCCTCCAAGTTCAATATGAATCTTtaatttggatttttttttgttcCATAATCCAAAATAATTCGGTATAAAGTTAAAAGGCCAACAATTGTGTTGTGGTCTCATACGCCTCGAGTCAATAATTGTGTTGCGCATGCTTTAGCTCATATTACTCCACGTGTAGTCGGTAGTTCGTTTTGGTCAGATGTTTTACCTTCTATCGCAAACAATGCTGTAATCTTTGATTTATCGTTATTAAAGTAATACCCTTGCGGGtgttttcctcaaaaaaaaaagaatttgattATTAGTGGAGTTTTTTAACCATTTGATACCGAGTATATAATATACGaggagaaaaaggattgtacatcaTATGTACTATCTCACACTTAATaactttttgagtttttgtgtatttttttaaagttttataaagtttataaattacattttatttttatgatgtcaaaaatcaatttttttcgagcttatatatataatttttttgagttatagtgtaactttttgagattaataTTTAAATGAACTCAAAAAATTTATAATAAGACTCAAAAACTTATCCTAATGCTTAAAAACTATCATCTAATGTACTACATAGGATGTATAATTCACTTACTGAAATATAATGATAACTATAGCACTTGATATTAAATTGAAAATGTCAACTTTCTCTTTGAAGGTTTTACCGTTGAAATTAAACTTGATTTCACTGGGGTGGAGATTAGACAGACTCTCACCCGTCACCACTAGCCCCTTAGATAGAATGTCTACTATGTTAAATCCTGCAATTACAATGGAATTTATTTTTGAAGTTAAAGGGCGGGCACGTAACAACCAAGGCCCGCCCCCAGATCCAACCCTGGGTGAAAGACCTTATTTAATGCAAAGCATGTGAAGATATTGATTCTTCCATTGTCTATAATGCATATTGTACATGTAATTATCGATGAGATTTTAGTCTACTGGTTGAAATCGAGGTATTGTTCATAGATCATAATAAATCGGAAATTCAAACCCCTTTGCCTCATATAGTGATGACATTTTTAAGTTCACACAAATCTTATACTTCcatcaaatctcataatcataCAAAAAAGTGCACCGTATATTACATTCTCTAGAACTTGTATACATTCAttaaattttgatataaaaatacacaaatttaaataaattaaaaagTTCTTTGTACAGGATTTAAAGGAGGTAAACTACCCATAAAACTATTATTTCTACTTAAACAAGATAAATTAGACAAAGAACCCTTAGTAACTCTCTTATTAATTGTAGATTTAGGTTGATTAAATGATTTGAAATTAAGACCACCACCATAACTCCTACAAGCTTTTAATCTCTTTTGATATGGATTTTCTTTCTTTGCAAGATCTTCTAAACTTGTTACTCTTGCTAATGATGTGAATGATTGTGACTTCCCTTGGTAATACTTTGATAGTCCTCTCCTACacaaaattaacaaaacaaaTATTAGATCGAGTTTCAATTTACTGTTTAAAAATGCTATTTGTTAATTAAAAGTTTAAACTGATGGTTGGAGTCTCATATATAATCGATCCCAATAGCTTTGATAATATGTCACGAAATCACCTAAACCAAAAGCTTAAACTGATGGTTGAAGTTCTATGATCTGATACCATGTCATGAAATCACTTAACCAAAAACTTTAGCTGATGGTTGGAGTTTTATGATTACCAGAAGCTTAAACTGATGATTGGAGTTCTATGATCTAATACCGCATCATAAAACCACTCAGCCAAAAGCTTAAGCTTATGGTTGTAATCTCGTGATTGGTTTTATATTCTAACAAATGTTAATAATATAGATGGATGTTTATTAGGTCAAATACCGTCTCATGAAAGAATTTGTATTAGAAAATGAGACTTACTTGATAGGAAGTTGATCCATGAGCTCAGATAAACCAAACAAGGGTCCATTAGGCGAAGTTGAAGACGTTGCATCATCAAGCAAATCGGACGAAGAATACGATTCATTAGAAATGTTCGATTTCTCAAAggacgacgatgatgatgacgataatgtTGATTCATTATCACTACTTACGTTGTTGTTcatatcttcttcttcttcttcttcatgatCTTTTCCAATGTTCGTAAACTTGTGTTGTTCCTTATGATATAAACCGATCGTATACTTGTAATCTTGGACAGCTTCCATTGATAAATTAGAGAAAATAATGGATGAAAATTAATTGTAAAAGAGTTGAGAATATATAATAATGAATGAACGAAATATAGATTGAAAGTTTCATGGCTAAGGTTATATATAGTGTATATGATATAGGAGTTTATCCATAATATTTAGGCCACGTGGCTTTGGTGGATTGATGTTTGTATATTGTGTTAGGTCATTGGTTGGTTAATTACAAAATTGCACCGTTTAACGCGGCGTGGACCATGTTATATGTCTTTTATACGGTGCTCCTAGAAggattaataatttaattaatatcgGTTTTATGTAATCGATATTGTAAAATCATAATTTAATTTACCTAATAATTAACCCTATTAAAAATAACTTGTCATTAGTTATCATATTTGGGTGAAAAGGTATAAGGGAgtgtttggttcacccaatataggtatgaggtatgggtttggaatgaaccaaacccatacctcaaacccatgaggtatgggtttctcatacccatgGAGGAGGGtaggtatgagattgatacctatGGTATCAAATTAGAGAGATTAAaaagtgataaaaaaaattgtaaaaaaaatatttttatatttttatttgattaaattttatctacatgatttaatagtataaaaattattattaaaaaaaataatattttgaagatttttttaGCTTTGATTGATTTCTAACCCCATACTcccaaaattgaaccaaacacaaggtatgaggtatcaagttccaacccgataccacccaggtatgattcccgattccaaacccatacccacgcgtgaaccaaacaccccctaaatatATTTTGTCAATGGTTTACCAGAGACTTAATTAAAGATTTTATTCTTATACATACAATAACTTTTGACATACTTGCGTATTCCGTATTTACTTAATCTAAACATCACGATACGTTTAATACATTTTTATAAGCCATTTTTAAAATGTTATGCAAGAATTAAGAAAAATCATTAGGATTGTTAAAATATGTCAATATTGATCAAGTATAATAGTTACTCCTTTAAAATTGAAAAAGAGATATTATAGTCTTTGAATGTTGTAATTAATTTGGTGAGTTTCAACCTCGTTACATTGAGATCTCGCAATGTGGATAAAACATTTTACATGGACCCTTGATAATTAAATCAAAAAATTATTATCGACGGGTTTGTCAAACATTTTTTTTGTGTTGGTAAAAATAAGTTTTTTACCGATAGTTTGGACAATCTACTTTAAAAACTCGAACATAATTTAATGGATAGCTAATAGTCGTCCCATGTGTAAGGAATTGTCCGAAGtaacaaaaagaagaaaaacaaaggaaatcttatcataagaTTCGAGATTATCTTATCGAAAGTGGGGTGCGTTACTTGACCTTGTTCAATTGTTTATCAACAAAAAATGAATTGAAAGGATAAGCTTTGAATTGTAAGACATATCCATCTAACTTAGGAACGTGTCATCTCGCCGACCATTTTATTTCTGACCAAGTATTTCAAATTACAAACATATTTCTATTTATCTTTAATTTGGGTTTGTGTCGCCATTAAAATCTTTTAGTAAAATGACCTTACCTTGAGTACGTGATTAGTTAGTAAACCATCCAAATTAAGGAAGTAGCTATCTCTAAATTTATAACAAGGTTTGTGTCGGTGTTTGGTAAATTGCATATTGGCTGATATTTGTGAATTTTAATAACAATAATCCATTTTATTAGTGGTCTGCAATAATTAGAGGCAGCAATCATTGACAAgacccgaaaacacgacacgaacccgactcGAAGTTAGCAGGTTGAGATCAAGACGTtttgacccatttaagtaattggctTGACACGACACCAACACGAAACTTAAATGGGCCGGGTTAGGGTTGATgtcttttgacacgaacccgacacgaataacctatttatttaaaattgtcataatatattttgcttgagtcaataattcaacaaaacaacttaagaattaacattttcattcatcatgtttggaATATTAG
The Silene latifolia isolate original U9 population chromosome 11, ASM4854445v1, whole genome shotgun sequence genome window above contains:
- the LOC141610950 gene encoding NEDD8-specific protease 1-like, with the translated sequence MIQYEDVVLQDLDIDTLQQGCFLADKVFAFYFAYLTSTNKTDDVLLVEPTVSIWLARCDQAEASSYAESYKLSTKSLVLFVVNDRDPYCEGDDGTHWSTLVYHRSMNSFIHFDTMKGMNHSAAMKLYEAVKSYMGAGGQAAKLQASKKKKDKKKNARSVCKPSLDVPVTAVAGMPVFRESEDIQQQSNGYDCGLYVLAIAEFICHWFINEMNNIIQDDLVSAVVKEVVDHSVECQMRDKVLGIIRKVGNQKQPN
- the LOC141610948 gene encoding uncharacterized protein LOC141610948, encoding MENSNKTVHHSFSGNNENESESLRNSQQKNKNFMSPTISASSKFNSTPNKKVLGELKSPKSDLGKLGNSNSGSRKSLPKIPLISPKNVVHSPKTNDEFVHGDDSVLPYDPLTNYLSPRPRFLRYRPNRRREILVKTGEKTDTDSDSDSDSCIDSLSKEESEEIVIYDQKVVLDEEDEDLDEFEEENWGLKWGLFKFLIVLCSVFFCTMCICSMNSSSLMVKQEFKGVGIEYKQIVNMGFKIVSLRSLDSGSMVLGGKNSSDSGLLELDYSGLEFDENLSGSVEDDETEILTKVKSLDDYYQIRPRLEDVFGVTSVALEVDQKNVSRPRLEDEFGVNNVVLELVEGPRSEDFSGVVLGSVVDNSADVPDFKAIDEEIRVDFDNVGVEEHEIADARVEYYQAEIEAQMAASELSEAPDVEVPNVGDDEHEIADARMAASELSEAPDVQVPNVGEEKSGIADARVEYYQTEIQAQVVASEESEAPDVEDLVGMPSSEVKSNMTVEGEIRAHFDKGMEDVEAKSKQDYRLTFSELIWPVISPLVAFGLLSSLVWRFYCKCRKASSKTRSSNVKFGSNIGKAGRIRQGLPPKSAEKTDRYRQLNASSVRKIDHSEVSPPLSANPVEILERDVHTIIPKVKQLGEFEVGVEFTHSIKTYPSIDETMCSTLDIKGATRRTSVSSSGLSTSESYSRGSYVPQDTTSMKKDGREEVSSKATPTPRRSTRLRSKGVTSP